In a single window of the Hydrogenobaculum sp. 3684 genome:
- a CDS encoding BamA/TamA family outer membrane protein: MKKIMLIVVLLLINKAFGEAIITSNYPLAKNNFSKVITKENLKRMIGIIKNIDYVKDVKVLGFKEDKPILYIERYPIIKHVKITGNTFYHAIDLIPIANIRPGTPVKESIEKKEKLIKEFLEEFYKDHGFLKAKVKDKITKTKDGYLNVYINIKEGNLYFIKDVFVNGKKFKNDDLPIGDIADIKNLNKIYNIVRKHFGKNARVFVYQEGLETLITKRPFKAIFGAQNIKHNIFHIVGVFVNDISKFLNYPIPFTKAAIGEGGIVDIYYKVYQRPLGSISFEGNKAFDDNILKKVANISDIDIFTLQQAKENILRFYKDMGYLDAKVHYKVNKEYTKAIFYIEEGQRYGINDIFSNCKALEDFIKKRYKDKYLNILALKKLINQYHKKLKKEGYIYGFSYKYNVEKLPNYQANINININKGYKIILERIVVKGTKNRHILDIFKSYKTPREYNAKDIEDLYKDSILTAKKYGYFDVKIKPVVHVKTIGKHYYKYIYMFNINLGKRYENGNTVIYGYNHTLEHSIQYMAALPKYYSLENERKAIKNLQESSIFDAVNLETFLNKKQKKVDRLIEVQEGKRGFFRIKAGYNTEQRLILDSSLMWADLFGTPAMAIFNYNISSLNTTYKLGISEKFLFSKNYLGDIFYQRDFEIHNSYYFVSKGINFDIGRRIGNYYTFSVGYSRTRDYVYNAPIQDNGYSNQETVSFSLIRDYKNKSINPTKIGYDNVSFTKSLQTGYNSFNINTYYLIHIIDKIFYSFKFGFGAENDGLIYQRFFLGGIKDMMGYNFEDIGSPEGGKYYGFLRNEIDFPIKSPFNLALFTDTGNVANDISGITKNLKQDVGVGVFVYTPVGPVRFDVAKPITKIPNVNSSIKYYISIGYFY, from the coding sequence ATGAAAAAAATAATGTTAATAGTTGTTTTACTTTTAATAAACAAAGCTTTTGGAGAAGCTATTATAACATCAAATTATCCTTTGGCAAAAAATAACTTCTCAAAAGTTATCACAAAAGAGAATTTAAAAAGAATGATAGGTATTATAAAAAATATAGATTATGTAAAAGATGTAAAAGTTTTGGGCTTTAAAGAAGATAAACCTATTTTATACATAGAAAGATATCCAATAATAAAGCATGTAAAAATAACCGGCAACACCTTTTACCATGCTATAGACCTCATACCAATAGCAAATATAAGACCTGGCACACCTGTAAAAGAATCTATTGAAAAAAAAGAAAAGCTAATAAAAGAGTTTTTAGAGGAGTTTTACAAAGATCATGGTTTTTTGAAAGCAAAGGTAAAAGACAAAATAACAAAAACCAAAGATGGATATTTAAATGTATATATCAACATAAAAGAGGGAAATCTTTACTTTATAAAGGATGTTTTTGTAAATGGAAAAAAGTTCAAAAACGATGATCTTCCAATAGGTGATATAGCAGACATCAAAAACCTAAACAAAATATACAACATAGTAAGAAAACACTTTGGTAAAAACGCAAGGGTTTTTGTTTATCAAGAAGGATTGGAGACGCTTATTACAAAAAGACCTTTTAAAGCCATCTTTGGAGCACAAAATATAAAACATAACATATTTCATATAGTAGGTGTTTTTGTAAACGATATTTCAAAATTTTTAAACTATCCAATACCTTTTACAAAAGCAGCCATTGGAGAAGGCGGTATAGTAGATATTTATTACAAAGTCTATCAAAGACCTTTAGGTAGTATCTCTTTTGAAGGCAACAAAGCTTTTGACGACAACATACTAAAAAAAGTAGCAAACATAAGCGATATAGACATATTTACACTACAACAAGCAAAAGAAAACATCTTAAGATTTTACAAAGATATGGGTTATCTTGATGCAAAAGTCCACTATAAAGTAAACAAAGAATATACAAAAGCCATATTTTACATAGAAGAGGGTCAAAGGTATGGCATAAACGATATATTTTCTAATTGCAAAGCTTTGGAAGATTTTATAAAAAAAAGATACAAAGATAAATATTTAAATATATTAGCATTGAAAAAGCTGATAAATCAATACCACAAAAAGCTTAAAAAAGAAGGATACATATATGGCTTTTCCTACAAATACAACGTAGAGAAGTTGCCAAACTATCAAGCAAACATAAATATAAACATAAACAAAGGTTATAAGATTATACTAGAACGCATTGTTGTAAAAGGTACTAAAAACAGACATATTTTGGATATTTTTAAAAGCTATAAAACTCCAAGGGAATACAATGCAAAAGATATAGAAGATCTCTACAAAGATAGCATATTAACCGCTAAGAAATACGGATATTTTGATGTAAAAATAAAGCCAGTGGTACATGTAAAAACCATAGGCAAACATTATTACAAATACATATATATGTTTAATATAAACTTAGGCAAAAGATACGAAAATGGCAACACGGTGATATATGGCTACAACCACACATTAGAGCATAGCATCCAATACATGGCAGCACTACCAAAGTATTACTCCTTAGAGAACGAAAGAAAGGCAATAAAAAATCTACAAGAAAGTTCAATATTTGATGCAGTCAACCTGGAAACATTTTTAAATAAAAAACAAAAGAAAGTGGATAGGCTCATAGAAGTTCAAGAGGGTAAAAGAGGTTTTTTTAGAATAAAAGCCGGATACAACACAGAACAAAGGTTGATATTAGATAGCTCTTTAATGTGGGCAGATTTATTTGGCACACCGGCGATGGCGATATTCAACTACAACATATCTAGCTTAAACACCACTTACAAACTTGGTATATCTGAAAAATTTTTATTTTCTAAAAATTACTTAGGAGATATTTTCTACCAAAGGGATTTTGAAATACACAACAGCTATTACTTTGTATCAAAAGGCATAAACTTTGATATAGGAAGAAGGATAGGAAATTATTACACCTTTAGCGTAGGTTATTCCAGGACAAGAGACTATGTTTACAACGCTCCTATTCAAGACAACGGATATTCAAACCAAGAAACCGTTAGCTTTAGCTTGATAAGAGACTACAAAAACAAATCTATAAACCCTACAAAAATAGGCTATGACAACGTTAGTTTTACCAAAAGCCTACAAACCGGTTACAATAGTTTTAATATAAATACATACTATCTTATACATATAATAGATAAGATATTTTATAGTTTTAAATTTGGGTTTGGAGCAGAAAACGACGGTCTTATATATCAAAGATTTTTCCTAGGCGGTATTAAGGATATGATGGGTTATAACTTTGAAGATATAGGTTCTCCAGAAGGCGGAAAATATTACGGGTTTTTAAGAAACGAGATAGATTTTCCCATCAAAAGCCCCTTTAACTTGGCACTTTTCACAGATACTGGCAACGTAGCAAACGATATATCTGGTATTACCAAAAACCTAAAACAAGATGTTGGTGTTGGTGTATTTGTATATACACCGGTGGGCCCTGTAAGATTTGATGTAGCAAAACCCATCACAAAAATACCAAACGTAAACTCTTCTATAAAATACTATATATCAATAGGATATTTTTACTAA
- a CDS encoding sulfurtransferase TusA family protein, whose protein sequence is METVDTRGLFCPLPLTFVSRKLKEIPVGEKLMVMADDKAFKKDIEIWSFETGNKLIDFKEENGYYVAIIERGKGFKGEKLIDKIKFIALGVKLHAIKHFLDIIPFGKPKYLITFVSVSEGVRADKFLQEKNMNSYVKLPVPKEIYPHCGIVFGFSSKEKAFETYEFLKQNKFAVEDVFAIEKGEYPKLT, encoded by the coding sequence ATGGAGACAGTGGATACTAGAGGGTTGTTCTGTCCATTACCTCTTACGTTTGTGTCAAGAAAGTTGAAAGAGATACCTGTGGGCGAAAAGCTCATGGTCATGGCAGATGACAAAGCCTTTAAAAAAGACATAGAAATTTGGTCTTTTGAAACTGGCAACAAGCTTATAGATTTTAAAGAGGAAAACGGATACTACGTAGCTATAATAGAAAGGGGCAAAGGCTTTAAAGGAGAAAAACTTATAGACAAAATTAAATTTATAGCCCTTGGTGTTAAGCTTCATGCAATAAAGCATTTTCTTGATATAATACCTTTTGGTAAGCCAAAATATCTAATAACTTTTGTCTCTGTGTCAGAAGGTGTTAGAGCAGACAAATTTTTGCAGGAAAAGAACATGAACTCCTACGTAAAACTACCAGTGCCAAAAGAAATATATCCGCATTGCGGTATTGTATTTGGCTTTTCATCAAAAGAAAAGGCTTTTGAAACTTACGAGTTTCTAAAACAAAACAAATTTGCCGTAGAAGATGTTTTTGCCATAGAAAAAGGCGAATATCCAAAACTTACTTAA
- the murD gene encoding UDP-N-acetylmuramoyl-L-alanine--D-glutamate ligase, whose product MTYLVWGKGRSGLAAFNLLKAKGFKAYIGDDKEDKNLWKDVWNEIDTVVLSPGVPPSHPIWQEAIKSSKELIGETELAYRFYKGKNIIAVTGTDGKSTTVHLIHHFTSFKEGGNFGTPFSEIILDNDKEDVVLEVSSFQGKTLDTFRPNVGVFLNFSKDHLDWHPSLEDYLLSKQKIFKNQTQEDILILNAQKPVCDTPSLAKKIFFGENGDLKVVGSDVYYKDELFIENISHPSLKGLHNLYNIAVASFVAFSMGISLEEIKKKLETFEALPFRYQYLGNFEGIDIYNDSKSTTVNALTSALESTKAPILLIAGGIDKGGDFSSIEAYKDKIKAVFLYGKDKNLIKDQIEHFLKVYVLEDLESALLKAKEQARKGDTILFSPACASFDMFESYKHRGKVFTELVKKHFNS is encoded by the coding sequence GTGACTTATCTTGTTTGGGGAAAAGGAAGAAGCGGTTTAGCGGCTTTTAACCTTTTAAAAGCAAAAGGTTTTAAGGCTTATATAGGAGACGACAAAGAAGATAAAAATCTTTGGAAAGATGTTTGGAATGAAATAGACACAGTAGTTTTATCACCCGGCGTACCACCTTCTCATCCTATTTGGCAAGAGGCTATAAAATCTTCAAAAGAATTAATAGGAGAAACCGAATTAGCTTATAGATTTTACAAAGGTAAAAATATAATAGCAGTAACAGGTACCGATGGTAAATCTACCACAGTGCATCTTATACATCATTTCACCTCTTTTAAAGAAGGTGGTAACTTTGGTACACCCTTTAGCGAAATAATCCTTGATAACGATAAAGAGGATGTGGTGTTAGAAGTGTCTTCTTTTCAAGGGAAAACCTTGGATACCTTTAGACCAAACGTAGGTGTATTTTTAAACTTTTCGAAAGATCACCTTGATTGGCATCCAAGCTTAGAGGATTATCTTTTGTCAAAACAAAAGATATTTAAAAATCAAACACAAGAAGATATATTGATATTAAATGCTCAAAAACCAGTTTGCGATACGCCTTCTTTGGCTAAAAAGATATTTTTTGGTGAAAATGGGGATTTGAAAGTTGTGGGAAGTGATGTATATTACAAAGATGAACTTTTTATAGAGAATATATCTCATCCTTCTTTAAAAGGTCTTCACAATCTCTATAATATTGCGGTTGCTAGTTTTGTGGCTTTTAGTATGGGTATAAGTTTAGAAGAGATAAAAAAGAAGTTAGAAACCTTCGAAGCACTTCCTTTTAGATACCAATACTTAGGAAACTTTGAAGGTATCGATATATACAACGATTCTAAATCTACAACGGTAAATGCTCTTACGAGCGCTTTAGAATCCACCAAAGCCCCTATTCTTCTTATAGCTGGTGGCATAGATAAAGGAGGAGATTTTTCTTCTATTGAGGCTTACAAAGACAAGATTAAAGCCGTGTTTTTGTATGGAAAAGATAAGAATCTAATAAAAGATCAAATTGAGCATTTTTTAAAAGTGTATGTATTGGAGGATTTGGAAAGCGCTTTGCTAAAAGCCAAAGAGCAGGCAAGAAAAGGAGATACTATACTTTTTTCTCCAGCCTGCGCTTCTTTTGATATGTTTGAAAGTTATAAGCATAGAGGTAAGGTATTCACTGAGCTTGTAAAAAAGCATTTTAATAGTTGA
- a CDS encoding glycosyltransferase family 39 protein translates to MNFKNVFLINVFFLIFRITYVLFYPISLDPEEAQYWDWARHLDFSYYSKPPLVAYLNFVSMHLFGINNLAVRIWPILFAFIMLNFSYFFVKKIYGPSAAFWSSVIPNTVIGFNINAIMMTTDAPFLFFWGLSVIAMYEALHKNKLKDYIYLGIFAGLAFLAKYTAVFLVLGFIYAFIYKKDVLKSFKPYLSMLIATVLGIQVIIWNAFHHFDGFKHVGALAGIEDDASVKALRVLNFLGGQIGVLSIVWFFVFLYASFKSLKQKDHNDMYFIILSWPILLFFAILSINTNVQANWPDFAYFSAFILISKYFEAFRKKILYIGFSMLITILVMFTPILDLIGLGNILKPIHDPTKFLVGWDKLGAFVSRFYKPGDLVFSDYYQIAGELAFYMKDHPEVFCINLGTRMNEFYLWQNLMKNYIGHDGIFVSVHPIDKRVLSGFKKIIYQTTYTVYWRSKPVETYYIYVLKDYNGHIKQVKTRSY, encoded by the coding sequence ATGAACTTTAAAAATGTCTTCTTAATAAATGTGTTTTTTCTGATCTTTAGGATAACGTACGTGCTTTTTTACCCTATATCTTTGGACCCAGAAGAAGCTCAGTATTGGGACTGGGCTAGACATCTAGATTTTAGCTACTACTCAAAACCTCCTTTGGTGGCATATTTAAACTTTGTATCGATGCATCTTTTTGGTATAAACAATTTAGCTGTTAGAATATGGCCCATTTTGTTTGCTTTTATAATGTTAAACTTTTCTTATTTTTTTGTTAAAAAAATATATGGCCCATCTGCTGCCTTCTGGTCTTCTGTTATACCAAACACCGTCATAGGTTTTAACATAAACGCAATAATGATGACCACCGATGCGCCTTTTTTGTTTTTCTGGGGACTTAGTGTCATAGCAATGTACGAAGCCCTTCATAAGAATAAATTAAAAGATTACATATACCTTGGCATATTTGCAGGACTTGCTTTTTTAGCAAAGTACACCGCTGTTTTTTTGGTGCTTGGTTTTATTTACGCTTTTATATATAAAAAAGATGTTCTTAAAAGCTTTAAACCCTATCTTTCAATGTTAATAGCCACAGTGCTTGGCATTCAAGTGATAATATGGAATGCTTTTCATCACTTCGATGGGTTTAAGCATGTGGGGGCTTTAGCGGGAATAGAAGATGATGCTAGTGTTAAAGCCCTAAGGGTTTTGAATTTCCTAGGAGGGCAAATTGGAGTGTTATCAATAGTCTGGTTTTTTGTATTTTTATACGCTTCTTTTAAAAGCCTAAAACAAAAAGATCACAATGATATGTATTTTATCATTTTATCTTGGCCTATTTTGCTATTTTTTGCTATTCTTAGTATAAACACAAACGTACAAGCCAATTGGCCAGACTTTGCTTACTTTAGTGCGTTTATTTTAATATCAAAATATTTTGAGGCTTTTAGAAAAAAGATACTTTATATAGGTTTTTCTATGCTTATTACAATACTTGTGATGTTTACACCAATTCTTGATTTAATAGGCCTTGGTAATATTTTAAAACCCATTCACGATCCTACAAAATTTTTGGTAGGCTGGGATAAGCTTGGTGCTTTTGTATCAAGATTTTACAAACCTGGGGATTTGGTGTTTAGCGATTACTATCAAATAGCTGGGGAGCTTGCTTTTTATATGAAAGATCATCCTGAGGTGTTTTGTATAAATTTAGGTACAAGGATGAACGAGTTTTACCTATGGCAAAATCTTATGAAAAACTATATAGGACATGATGGGATCTTTGTAAGCGTTCATCCGATAGACAAAAGAGTCTTATCTGGCTTTAAAAAAATAATATATCAAACCACTTACACCGTTTACTGGAGATCTAAACCTGTAGAAACCTACTATATATATGTATTAAAAGATTACAACGGGCATATAAAACAGGTAAAGACACGTAGTTATTAA
- a CDS encoding FAD-dependent oxidoreductase, whose product MKKVLVLGGGIAGVEAASLLSEYGFDVTLVSNRDYYYIYPLAIWIPVERIKFNDIKMNLNNLALIHNFRFIKDEVLSIKAKEKEVLLKESGSLKDFDYLVIAIGGSKVNPKGMEYAYSICSEPTQALELRDAIQKLVLKGSGKIAIGFGGNPKDPSGVRGGPAFELLLNLDDYLRKLNLRENFEITFFAPMDKPGIRLGEKAYNSAIDMLKKLNIKIKTGKKIKEFQKDGVVLEDGEKIEADVIAFIPATDGHKAIKESDLPQNEAGFIKIDDTTKVIDFDYVYAIGDSAALEGPDWKAKQGHLAEAMARVCAFNIALKEGKAKGAPKSYKEHMSIICLMDMGTKGAGLVYRNDKKAIFLPMPIIGHYLKKLWGMHFKLVKMKKLPKLPYINY is encoded by the coding sequence ATGAAAAAGGTATTGGTATTAGGCGGTGGTATAGCTGGTGTAGAAGCAGCTTCTTTGCTTAGTGAATATGGTTTTGACGTAACGCTTGTTTCCAATAGAGATTACTACTATATATATCCACTGGCTATATGGATACCTGTAGAGAGGATAAAATTTAACGATATAAAGATGAATCTAAACAACTTAGCCTTAATACATAACTTTAGATTTATTAAAGATGAGGTTTTATCTATAAAAGCCAAAGAAAAGGAAGTATTACTAAAAGAGAGTGGTAGCTTAAAAGATTTTGATTATCTTGTGATAGCCATTGGAGGGTCTAAAGTAAATCCAAAAGGTATGGAATACGCTTACTCTATATGCTCAGAGCCTACTCAAGCGTTAGAACTAAGAGATGCCATTCAAAAGCTTGTTTTAAAAGGTTCTGGTAAAATAGCTATAGGTTTTGGTGGCAATCCAAAAGACCCATCTGGTGTAAGAGGTGGACCTGCTTTTGAGCTTTTATTAAACTTAGACGATTACCTTAGAAAACTAAACCTAAGGGAGAACTTTGAAATAACATTCTTTGCACCTATGGATAAACCAGGCATTAGACTTGGAGAAAAAGCTTACAACAGCGCTATAGATATGCTCAAAAAACTAAATATAAAGATAAAAACCGGTAAGAAGATAAAAGAGTTTCAAAAAGATGGTGTAGTATTAGAAGATGGTGAAAAGATAGAAGCAGATGTCATAGCCTTTATACCAGCCACTGATGGGCATAAAGCTATAAAAGAATCCGATTTACCCCAAAACGAAGCTGGTTTTATAAAAATAGATGATACCACAAAAGTAATTGATTTTGATTATGTATACGCTATAGGTGACTCTGCCGCTTTAGAAGGGCCGGATTGGAAAGCCAAACAAGGACATCTTGCCGAAGCAATGGCAAGAGTTTGCGCTTTTAATATAGCTCTAAAAGAAGGCAAAGCTAAAGGAGCGCCAAAAAGCTATAAAGAACATATGAGTATAATATGCCTTATGGACATGGGTACAAAAGGAGCCGGGCTTGTTTATAGAAACGATAAAAAAGCAATATTCTTACCAATGCCCATAATAGGGCATTACCTCAAAAAGCTTTGGGGTATGCACTTTAAGTTGGTGAAAATGAAGAAATTACCAAAGCTTCCTTATATCAACTATTAA
- a CDS encoding acireductone dioxygenase apoprotein, producing the protein MSHLVIYNEEGSVLELIKEHETISKRLAALGVRFERWKAYKELSWDAGQEEVIKAYEEDINRIIKEFGFKSLDVVSLTPENPKKDELRNMFLKEHTHSDFEVRFFVDGSGTFYLHIDDKVYVAFCEKGDFISVPAYTKHWFDMGSKPFFKAIRFFLIPEGWVGHFTGSSISLKIPSHDDIATL; encoded by the coding sequence ATGAGTCATCTTGTGATTTACAATGAAGAAGGTAGCGTTTTAGAGCTTATAAAAGAGCATGAGACGATATCAAAGAGATTGGCAGCATTAGGGGTGAGGTTTGAAAGATGGAAAGCTTACAAAGAACTTTCTTGGGATGCAGGTCAAGAAGAGGTAATAAAAGCCTATGAAGAGGATATAAATAGAATAATAAAAGAGTTTGGGTTTAAATCTTTGGATGTAGTAAGTCTAACACCAGAAAATCCTAAAAAAGATGAGTTAAGAAACATGTTTTTAAAAGAGCATACACACTCTGATTTTGAAGTGAGGTTTTTTGTAGATGGGTCAGGTACTTTTTATCTTCATATAGATGATAAAGTTTATGTGGCTTTTTGTGAAAAGGGGGATTTTATAAGTGTGCCAGCTTATACAAAACATTGGTTTGATATGGGTTCAAAGCCCTTTTTCAAAGCCATAAGATTTTTCTTGATACCTGAGGGTTGGGTAGGGCATTTCACAGGCTCTTCTATATCTTTAAAAATTCCAAGTCATGATGATATAGCCACTTTATGA
- a CDS encoding RluA family pseudouridine synthase: MPQIKITPDIAGERIDVLISNIYKDISREYIKRIIKENGVLINGEKVFKSSKKVFENDVLEFEIPPPKKLDVKAQDIHIDILYEDNDLAVVVKPSGMPSHTGPGHDENTLVNALLAKFGDLSVIGGVERPGIVHRLDRYTHGLMVIAKNDISHQKLSLMFKNKEVDKRYKAIVYGIPRFKEQTIETFIRRHPTNRLKFEVSNEGKLAITKYSLEKPLKNASLLDIKIYTGRTHQIRVHMSYLGHPIVGDTLYGYKHSYFDKTLEHMIGERFLLVAYKLKFLHPKSQKPMEFEIDMPDYFKNVLKYLES, translated from the coding sequence ATGCCCCAGATAAAAATAACCCCTGATATAGCCGGTGAACGTATAGACGTCTTAATATCAAACATATATAAAGATATATCAAGGGAGTATATAAAAAGGATAATAAAAGAAAACGGTGTTTTGATAAACGGTGAAAAGGTTTTTAAAAGCTCAAAAAAGGTTTTTGAAAACGATGTATTGGAGTTTGAAATACCACCTCCAAAAAAACTAGACGTAAAAGCCCAAGATATACATATAGATATACTCTATGAAGATAACGATTTGGCTGTGGTGGTAAAACCCTCTGGTATGCCTTCTCATACAGGACCAGGACACGATGAAAACACGCTTGTAAACGCTTTGCTTGCTAAGTTTGGAGATTTGTCTGTAATAGGTGGGGTAGAAAGACCGGGCATTGTGCATAGGCTTGATAGATATACTCATGGGCTTATGGTAATAGCAAAAAACGATATCAGCCATCAAAAGCTATCTTTGATGTTTAAAAATAAAGAAGTAGACAAGCGTTATAAAGCTATAGTATACGGTATACCAAGGTTTAAAGAGCAAACCATAGAAACTTTTATAAGAAGACATCCAACCAACAGATTAAAATTTGAAGTGTCAAACGAGGGAAAACTGGCCATAACAAAATATAGCTTAGAAAAACCTCTAAAAAATGCGAGCTTGCTAGACATAAAAATATACACAGGAAGAACCCATCAGATAAGAGTACATATGTCTTATTTAGGACATCCTATTGTTGGGGATACGCTTTATGGCTACAAGCACTCTTATTTTGATAAAACCCTTGAACATATGATAGGTGAGAGGTTTTTGCTGGTGGCTTACAAGCTGAAGTTTCTTCATCCTAAAAGCCAAAAACCAATGGAATTTGAAATAGATATGCCAGATTATTTTAAAAACGTTTTAAAATATTTAGAATCCTAA
- a CDS encoding methylthioribulose 1-phosphate dehydratase, producing the protein MEGKVADVVKIAKEFHTRGWLPATAGNLSFRIDDKKICITASGTHKGHMSEKDFVIVDYEGKTIDGKKKPSAETLLHIIVYKNFPDVNAVFHVHTINATLISRLLKDKVLLKDYELLKAFDGIDTHETVVEIPIFDNMQDMKKLSDIVKKAIEKGEVKYGFLLKSHGIYAWGKDTMDAYVKLEALDFLFDCELKSMHLQRGAL; encoded by the coding sequence ATGGAAGGAAAAGTAGCTGATGTTGTAAAAATTGCAAAAGAGTTTCACACAAGAGGATGGCTTCCAGCTACCGCCGGTAATTTATCATTTAGAATTGACGATAAGAAAATATGTATTACAGCCTCTGGCACTCACAAAGGACATATGAGCGAAAAAGATTTTGTCATTGTAGATTATGAAGGCAAAACCATAGATGGCAAGAAAAAACCTTCCGCTGAAACGCTACTTCATATTATAGTGTATAAAAATTTTCCTGATGTAAACGCAGTTTTCCATGTTCATACTATAAACGCTACTTTGATATCAAGGTTATTAAAAGACAAGGTTTTACTTAAAGATTATGAGCTTTTAAAAGCTTTTGATGGAATAGATACCCACGAGACTGTTGTGGAAATACCCATTTTTGACAACATGCAAGATATGAAGAAACTATCAGATATTGTAAAAAAAGCCATAGAAAAAGGTGAAGTAAAATATGGATTTTTGTTAAAATCTCACGGCATTTACGCTTGGGGTAAAGATACAATGGATGCTTACGTAAAGCTTGAAGCCCTTGATTTTTTGTTTGATTGCGAGTTAAAAAGTATGCATTTGCAAAGAGGTGCCCTATGA
- the gpmA gene encoding 2,3-diphosphoglycerate-dependent phosphoglycerate mutase, with product MYTLVLLRHGQSLWNLENKFTGWIDVDLSDQGKEEAKNAGKAMLEAGITPKAAFTSYLRRAINTLNIALDTMNLHYIDVFKSWRLNERHYGALQGLNKKEMVKIHGEEQVNIWRRSYDVPPPPLPKDDPNHPCNDPRYKHIRCQDLPSSESLKDTLERTLPYFQDFIAPTLFQRGCVLVAAHGNSLRAIVKYLEDLSKDEIVKLNIPTGIPLVYVVDDNLNIKSKRYLADEETLKKAIESVANQTKA from the coding sequence ATGTATACGTTGGTGCTTTTAAGACATGGACAAAGCCTTTGGAATTTAGAGAATAAGTTTACAGGTTGGATAGATGTAGACTTAAGCGATCAAGGTAAAGAAGAAGCTAAGAATGCCGGTAAGGCTATGCTTGAGGCCGGCATAACACCAAAAGCCGCTTTTACCTCTTATCTTAGAAGAGCCATAAATACACTAAACATAGCTCTTGATACAATGAACCTTCATTATATAGATGTCTTTAAAAGCTGGAGACTAAACGAAAGACATTACGGAGCACTTCAAGGCCTAAACAAAAAAGAAATGGTAAAAATACACGGAGAAGAACAAGTAAATATATGGAGAAGAAGCTACGATGTCCCTCCACCTCCACTTCCCAAAGATGATCCAAACCACCCATGCAACGACCCAAGGTATAAGCATATAAGATGTCAAGATTTACCATCTTCAGAATCCTTAAAAGATACCTTAGAAAGAACGCTTCCTTACTTTCAAGATTTTATAGCACCCACCCTTTTTCAAAGAGGATGCGTATTGGTGGCCGCTCACGGAAACTCCCTTAGAGCCATAGTGAAATACCTTGAAGATTTGAGCAAAGATGAGATAGTAAAGCTAAACATACCCACTGGTATACCACTTGTTTACGTAGTAGATGACAATTTAAATATAAAAAGCAAAAGATACTTAGCAGATGAAGAAACCCTCAAAAAAGCCATAGAGTCTGTGGCAAATCAAACAAAAGCATGA